One genomic segment of Ignavibacteriota bacterium includes these proteins:
- the lysS gene encoding lysine--tRNA ligase, producing MENQFLDKDVNTLIARRFEELAEIKNKNVRPYEYSFDVDTYSVQIKNNFENFENKTVKIAGRLMAIRKMGKASFAQIQDKDGRIQIYLKKEEIGDQYDIFKLLDIGDLVGVEGFVFKTKTEEISVHTKSLTLLAKSIRPIPIAKEVVDEEGNKKIFDQFADKELRYRQRYVDLVVNPHIKDVFVKRSKIISSMRNFLDKNDFLEVETPVLQSLYGGASAKPFVTHHNALDIKLYMRIADELYLKRLIVGGFDRVYEISKDFRNEGMDKTHNPEFTMMELYVAYKDYEWMMKFVEEMVYHIANEVLGTSKLNIEGNKVDFKPPWKRISMVDEIKKETNIDVLTISKDDLVKEVKKRGIKLSGGESKGKLIDELFSAVVEPKLIEPTFVMDYPVELSPLAKKHRTREGLVERFEGYVLGREICNAFSELNDPIDQKERFEEQVRFMEEGDEEAHQIDEDYVRALEYGMPPTAGLGVGIDRLTMLLTNQPSIRDVILFPQMRPEK from the coding sequence TTGGAAAATCAGTTTTTAGATAAAGATGTAAACACGTTGATAGCAAGAAGATTTGAAGAACTTGCAGAAATAAAAAACAAAAATGTTCGCCCATATGAATATTCATTTGACGTTGATACATATTCAGTTCAAATAAAAAATAATTTTGAAAATTTTGAAAATAAAACAGTTAAAATTGCCGGAAGACTTATGGCAATTAGAAAAATGGGAAAAGCTTCATTTGCGCAAATCCAAGATAAAGACGGAAGAATACAAATTTATTTGAAGAAAGAAGAAATCGGTGATCAATATGACATTTTCAAATTACTTGATATTGGTGATTTAGTTGGCGTTGAAGGTTTTGTGTTTAAAACTAAAACCGAAGAAATTTCAGTTCATACAAAATCTTTAACATTGCTTGCAAAATCAATTCGTCCAATTCCAATAGCAAAAGAAGTTGTTGATGAAGAAGGTAACAAGAAAATATTTGATCAATTTGCCGATAAAGAATTACGTTATCGTCAACGTTATGTTGATTTGGTAGTTAATCCGCATATAAAAGATGTATTTGTAAAACGTTCAAAAATTATCAGCTCAATGAGAAATTTTTTAGATAAAAATGATTTTCTTGAAGTTGAAACTCCGGTTTTACAATCACTTTATGGCGGCGCTTCTGCAAAACCATTTGTAACTCATCATAATGCATTAGATATAAAATTGTATATGAGAATTGCCGATGAACTTTATCTAAAAAGATTAATTGTCGGTGGATTTGATAGAGTTTATGAAATCTCTAAAGATTTTAGAAATGAAGGAATGGATAAAACTCACAATCCGGAATTCACAATGATGGAACTTTATGTTGCATACAAAGATTATGAATGGATGATGAAATTTGTCGAAGAAATGGTTTACCACATTGCCAACGAAGTTTTGGGAACATCGAAATTAAATATTGAGGGAAATAAAGTTGACTTCAAACCGCCGTGGAAAAGGATTTCTATGGTTGATGAAATTAAAAAAGAAACAAATATTGATGTGCTCACAATTTCCAAAGATGATTTAGTAAAAGAAGTTAAGAAACGTGGAATTAAATTATCCGGCGGCGAAAGCAAAGGAAAATTAATTGATGAATTATTTTCAGCGGTTGTTGAACCAAAATTAATTGAACCAACTTTTGTTATGGATTATCCGGTTGAACTTTCTCCTTTGGCAAAAAAACATAGAACTCGCGAAGGACTTGTTGAAAGATTTGAAGGTTATGTTTTAGGTCGCGAAATTTGCAATGCGTTTAGCGAACTTAATGATCCGATTGATCAAAAAGAAAGATTTGAAGAACAAGTTAGATTTATGGAAGAAGGCGACGAAGAAGCGCATCAAATTGATGAAGATTACGTTAGAGCTTTAGAATACGGTATGCCGCCAACTGCCGGACTTGGAGTTGGAATTGATAGATTGACAATGTTATTAACAAATCAACCATCAATTAGAGACGTAATTTTATTTCCGCAAATGAGACCGGAAAAATAA
- a CDS encoding DUF2279 domain-containing protein gives MNQNFSEKINPFKTEINYPILAGVGLSYSFIIYQINNYYQNTWWKKDSNYVYNNKFNIVSDNTYARNIDKIGHAFGTAVTSHFFAAGFEAANIEEETCVWLGALGGLAMQTFVEINDGYSPIDKISGKPKWGFSTGDAVSNFVGASYFVSRYYFPVLNNFQLRVSYFPSKEMLNGEKPDNNISDDYEGQKMWLALRMKNLLPKSISEYWPSFLMLSVGYHVSNVGDIYEKPIKENYYLAFDIDAETIPLYGKFWAFIKNTLNYIHFPMPGIQFSKDVISFALIIY, from the coding sequence ATGAATCAAAATTTTTCCGAAAAAATTAATCCATTTAAAACAGAAATCAATTACCCAATACTTGCTGGAGTTGGATTAAGTTATTCATTTATTATTTATCAAATTAATAATTACTATCAAAATACATGGTGGAAAAAAGATTCAAATTATGTTTACAATAATAAATTTAATATAGTAAGTGATAATACCTATGCGAGAAACATTGATAAAATTGGTCATGCTTTTGGAACTGCAGTAACTTCGCATTTTTTTGCTGCGGGATTTGAAGCTGCAAATATTGAAGAAGAAACATGCGTTTGGCTCGGAGCGCTTGGCGGATTAGCTATGCAAACTTTTGTAGAAATCAATGATGGTTATTCACCAATTGATAAAATTTCTGGAAAACCTAAATGGGGATTTAGTACCGGTGATGCAGTTTCAAATTTTGTTGGAGCAAGTTATTTTGTTTCAAGATATTATTTCCCGGTATTAAATAATTTCCAATTGCGAGTAAGTTATTTTCCTTCAAAAGAAATGTTAAATGGAGAAAAGCCAGATAATAATATTTCTGATGATTACGAAGGTCAAAAAATGTGGCTGGCATTGCGAATGAAAAATTTATTACCCAAAAGTATCTCAGAATATTGGCCATCATTTTTAATGTTATCAGTCGGATATCATGTTAGTAATGTTGGAGATATTTACGAAAAACCAATCAAAGAAAATTACTATTTAGCTTTCGATATTGATGCAGAAACAATTCCGTTATACGGAAAGTTTTGGGCATTCATAAAAAACACTTTAAATTACATTCACTTTCCTATGCCGGGAATTCAATTTTCCAAAGATGTAATTTCTTTTGCACTAATTATTTATTGA
- a CDS encoding glycosyltransferase gives MTNYSIIIPTLNEEKLLPNLLQTICDKNLQKKYNYEVLISDGGSSDSTIEIAKKFEIKILEINPNEKQNIAMGRNIGAKNSNGKILIFFNGDIAINNFENILMEVENKFSQSKYLAMTCKVEVFPEEQKFVDVIFQTFYNFHFHALNVIGMGMGRGECHIIKRDIFEKLNGYNENLAAGEDFDLFRRIRKYGKILFSRNLVVYESPRRYRKLGHFRIFFTWLLNSVYIIFTKKSKSSEWEEVR, from the coding sequence ATGACAAATTACAGTATTATAATTCCTACTCTTAATGAAGAAAAACTTTTACCAAATTTGCTTCAAACAATTTGTGATAAAAATCTTCAAAAAAAATATAATTATGAAGTACTTATTTCAGATGGCGGAAGTTCTGATTCAACAATAGAAATTGCTAAAAAATTTGAAATAAAAATTCTTGAAATAAATCCTAATGAAAAACAAAATATTGCAATGGGAAGAAATATTGGTGCTAAAAATTCAAATGGGAAAATTCTCATATTTTTTAATGGTGATATTGCAATTAATAATTTTGAAAATATTTTAATGGAAGTTGAAAATAAATTTTCGCAAAGTAAATATTTAGCAATGACTTGCAAAGTTGAAGTTTTTCCGGAAGAACAAAAATTTGTTGATGTGATTTTTCAGACATTTTACAATTTTCATTTTCATGCCTTAAATGTAATAGGAATGGGAATGGGAAGAGGCGAGTGTCATATAATTAAAAGAGATATTTTCGAAAAATTAAATGGATACAATGAAAATCTTGCTGCCGGCGAAGACTTTGATTTATTTAGAAGAATTAGAAAATATGGTAAAATTTTATTCTCAAGAAATTTAGTTGTTTATGAATCGCCGAGAAGATATAGAAAACTTGGACATTTTAGAATTTTCTTTACTTGGTTATTAAATAGCGTTTATATTATTTTTACAAAAAAATCAAAATCATCTGAGTGGGAAGAAGTTAGATAA
- a CDS encoding S41 family peptidase: MTKKTLTILISVIILLIGIAIGFFINNYLYDVNVTEGSKKFNEVLSYTQKYYYQDVETKDLVDNAINGMLHELDPHSVYIPATDQLHIEEEFRGNFEGIGIEFQINNDTINVVSPITGGPSESVGIEAGDRIIQIEGKSAIGFTNKDVVKNLRGEKGTKVKVTVFRPFIKKKLDFEIIRDQIPIYTVDAAIMISDTIGYISLSKFAETSMFEVKQSLEKLSQLGMKKIIFDLRNNPGGYLDQAFQIADLFIDQNKLIVFTRGRISSLDDNLTAEKTYPFEKIPIVILINRGSASASEIVSGAIQDWDRGILVGETSFGKGLVQRPFILEDSSAVRITISKYFTPSGRAIQRDYKNKEDYYNEVMNREENEGENINHSLEADSAKEIYYTSGGRKVISDGGITPDFIVRNDDITDYSLQLRSNNIYYKFARRIIDTNSDLNKKFKNDFRLFKKDFSFSISDMKSFIKFAEENGVKYSGKDFTKDEKFIKARLKAHIAKNFWNNNGWYSVLLDEDEQFEKAKELLEKNYQLPISKKK, from the coding sequence TTGACCAAAAAAACATTAACAATTTTAATTTCAGTAATAATTTTGCTTATTGGAATTGCAATCGGATTTTTTATAAACAATTATTTGTATGATGTAAATGTTACGGAAGGCTCAAAAAAATTCAATGAAGTTTTAAGTTATACTCAAAAATATTATTACCAAGATGTTGAAACAAAAGATTTAGTTGATAATGCAATAAATGGAATGCTGCATGAACTAGATCCGCATTCTGTTTACATTCCGGCAACTGATCAGCTTCACATTGAAGAAGAATTCAGAGGAAATTTTGAAGGAATTGGAATTGAATTTCAAATAAATAATGATACTATAAATGTGGTTTCGCCAATAACCGGCGGGCCTAGCGAAAGTGTTGGAATTGAAGCCGGCGATAGAATAATTCAAATAGAAGGAAAGAGTGCAATTGGTTTTACGAATAAAGATGTTGTAAAAAATCTGCGCGGCGAAAAAGGAACAAAAGTAAAAGTTACAGTTTTCAGACCGTTCATAAAAAAGAAATTAGATTTTGAAATTATACGTGATCAAATTCCAATTTACACAGTTGATGCCGCAATCATGATTTCGGATACAATCGGATATATTTCGCTTTCCAAATTTGCGGAAACTTCAATGTTTGAAGTAAAGCAATCTTTAGAAAAACTTTCTCAACTTGGAATGAAAAAAATAATTTTCGATTTAAGAAATAATCCCGGCGGATATTTGGATCAAGCTTTCCAAATTGCCGATTTATTTATTGATCAAAATAAATTAATAGTTTTCACTCGTGGAAGAATTTCAAGTTTGGATGATAATTTAACCGCAGAAAAAACTTATCCGTTTGAAAAAATTCCGATTGTAATTTTAATAAATCGCGGAAGTGCATCTGCAAGTGAAATTGTTTCAGGCGCAATTCAAGATTGGGATAGAGGAATTTTAGTCGGTGAAACTTCGTTCGGCAAAGGCTTAGTTCAAAGACCTTTTATATTAGAAGATAGTTCAGCAGTGAGAATTACAATTTCAAAATATTTTACACCATCCGGAAGAGCAATTCAAAGAGATTATAAAAATAAAGAAGATTATTATAATGAAGTTATGAATCGTGAAGAAAATGAAGGTGAAAATATAAATCATTCACTTGAAGCTGATTCTGCAAAAGAAATTTATTATACTTCCGGCGGAAGAAAAGTAATTAGCGATGGCGGAATTACTCCCGATTTTATTGTTAGAAATGATGATATAACAGATTATTCACTTCAGCTTAGAAGTAATAATATTTACTATAAATTTGCTCGCAGAATTATTGATACAAATTCTGATTTGAATAAAAAGTTTAAAAATGATTTTAGATTATTCAAGAAAGATTTTTCTTTTAGCATTAGTGATATGAAATCATTTATTAAATTTGCGGAAGAAAACGGTGTAAAATATTCGGGAAAAGATTTTACAAAGGATGAAAAATTTATAAAAGCAAGATTGAAAGCTCATATTGCAAAAAACTTTTGGAACAACAACGGCTGGTATTCTGTACTTTTGGATGAAGATGAACAGTTTGAAAAAGCCAAAGAATTATTAGAGAAAAATTATCAATTACCAATTTCGAAGAAAAAATAA
- a CDS encoding gamma carbonic anhydrase family protein, with protein MKFDLKLEEKLYQYLDLFPKLGENVFLADGVKIIGDVTIGKNSSVWYNCVIRGDVHYVKIGEDTNIQDLSMLHVTNKRFPLNIGNKVTIGHSVKLHGCTLQDLSFIGIGAIVLDGAIVEEKSMVAAGSVVKPNFIVPSGKLVGGVPAKILRDLTQNEIDDFEASAERYKKYSQITIESLLKRVKI; from the coding sequence ATGAAATTTGATTTAAAATTAGAAGAAAAATTATATCAGTATTTAGATCTTTTTCCAAAATTAGGTGAGAATGTTTTTCTTGCTGATGGAGTAAAAATTATCGGCGATGTAACAATTGGAAAAAATTCGAGTGTGTGGTATAATTGTGTAATTCGCGGTGATGTTCATTATGTTAAAATTGGTGAAGATACAAATATTCAAGATTTGAGCATGCTTCACGTAACAAATAAAAGATTTCCGTTAAACATAGGCAACAAAGTTACAATCGGGCATAGTGTAAAACTTCATGGCTGTACTTTGCAAGATTTATCTTTTATAGGAATTGGTGCAATTGTTTTAGACGGAGCAATTGTGGAAGAGAAATCAATGGTTGCAGCGGGTTCTGTGGTAAAACCAAATTTTATTGTTCCATCCGGAAAATTAGTCGGCGGAGTTCCGGCAAAAATTCTTAGAGATTTAACCCAAAATGAAATTGATGATTTTGAAGCTTCAGCAGAGCGGTACAAAAAATATTCACAAATTACGATTGAATCATTATTAAAAAGAGTGAAAATTTGA
- the ybeY gene encoding rRNA maturation RNase YbeY encodes MIKNLTISTNPKVKIDKRKIHELILNLKKEYSFQINSLAINFISEKEIIPINQKYLGHNFSTDIITFNYSGENDSLDGEIFISLDDACFNAKKFNVTLENELIRLVIHGILHLLGFDDKLTKDKKKMKVEENKLVSKFQENTQKLIKKYDC; translated from the coding sequence TTGATTAAAAATCTTACAATTTCTACAAATCCAAAAGTTAAAATTGATAAAAGAAAAATTCATGAACTTATTCTAAATCTCAAAAAGGAATATTCATTCCAAATAAATTCACTCGCAATTAATTTCATTTCTGAAAAAGAAATTATTCCAATCAACCAAAAGTATTTAGGACATAATTTTTCCACAGACATAATTACCTTTAATTATTCTGGAGAAAATGATAGTTTAGACGGTGAAATTTTTATTTCTTTAGATGATGCTTGTTTCAATGCAAAAAAATTTAACGTAACTTTAGAGAATGAGCTAATTAGATTAGTAATTCACGGTATTTTGCATTTGTTAGGATTTGATGATAAATTAACGAAAGATAAAAAGAAAATGAAAGTTGAAGAAAATAAGCTTGTAAGTAAATTTCAAGAAAATACTCAAAAATTGATTAAAAAATATGACTGCTAA
- a CDS encoding DUF494 family protein → MTAKIVEVLAKILEGLKKNYTIEEVTKKLKTNKDFDEQTVSAAFGLVFDKFLTNRLEIRKEGKLLNKGFRILSNDEINIVGTENTRYIQHLVNVGLLDPIDVELLIEQMTMFPEEKISKDDINWIILFSLVDFDSEILPGSRVLLYSSDTIN, encoded by the coding sequence ATGACTGCTAAAATTGTTGAAGTTCTTGCTAAAATTTTAGAGGGACTAAAAAAAAATTACACTATTGAAGAAGTAACAAAAAAACTTAAAACAAATAAAGATTTTGATGAGCAAACAGTCAGCGCAGCATTCGGATTAGTTTTTGATAAGTTTTTGACAAACAGATTAGAAATTCGCAAAGAAGGAAAATTATTAAATAAAGGTTTTAGAATTTTATCAAACGACGAAATAAATATTGTTGGAACTGAAAACACCAGATACATCCAGCATTTAGTTAATGTTGGACTTTTAGATCCAATCGATGTTGAATTACTGATTGAACAAATGACAATGTTTCCCGAAGAAAAAATTTCCAAAGATGATATTAATTGGATAATTTTATTCTCATTGGTAGATTTTGATTCGGAAATATTACCCGGAAGCAGAGTTTTGTTATACTCATCTGATACAATAAACTAA
- the topA gene encoding type I DNA topoisomerase produces the protein MAKNLVLVESPSKAKTINKYLGKNYIVEATVGHIRNLPKTKLGIDIENGFKVQLLNIRGKGDTIKKIRKLAGKAEKIFVATDPDREGEAIAQDIVEVLEGKTEAHIYRVLFNEITKTAVKKSMENPLEINDALVQSQRARRVMDRIIGYSISPLLWRSILEASGNSLSAGRVQSVALRLICEREELIENFIPTEYWVISAEFKTENGDTLVVKLAERDGKQLKIQPKPEMTDSDWDEFLQKNFAITNKEEAEKILDEIKNSSSFFISDISKKKSKRNPSPPFITSTLQAEASRKLGFRPRKTMSVAQSLYEGIKLGKGEITGLITYMRTDSTRLSEEIVSSARSYIKENFGNDYLPHQPKSYEKNNKKNVQDAHEAIRPTSLEHSPQEIKEFLEKDQFKLYQLIWQRFVACQMESADVESTNISVKADKNILKVSGSVVTFDGFLKVYQEEKENGNENGETSQIPAGLEENQNLNLNFVEKSQQFTKPLPRYTESTLIKELESNGIGRPSTYASIIGTIQDRFYIDQSEKKLVPTDLGKKVNSVLVKNFPKILDVNFTAKMEEELDMVASQTNNYLQVLEDFYHPFSKQLNIVKHNLEKVICEKCGSEMEIKIGRFGKYFACTSYPNCTNIKSTNELKTKNSEPEFTGDDCPKCGNKTVFRSGRFGKFIGCENYPECDFTKQITLGIKCPVCKEGDVVTRRAKSGRYFYGCSNYPKCDYVSWTKPVEEQVKVEQEEI, from the coding sequence ATGGCAAAAAATCTTGTTTTGGTGGAATCTCCATCAAAAGCTAAGACTATTAATAAATATTTAGGCAAAAATTATATTGTTGAAGCTACAGTTGGACATATCAGAAACTTACCTAAAACTAAGTTGGGTATTGATATTGAAAACGGTTTTAAAGTTCAGCTTTTAAATATTCGCGGAAAAGGCGATACAATAAAGAAAATTAGAAAACTTGCCGGAAAAGCCGAAAAAATATTTGTAGCAACCGATCCGGACCGTGAAGGCGAAGCAATTGCTCAAGATATTGTTGAAGTTTTGGAAGGAAAAACCGAAGCTCATATTTACCGAGTTCTTTTTAATGAAATTACTAAAACCGCCGTTAAAAAATCCATGGAAAATCCATTGGAAATTAATGATGCATTGGTTCAATCTCAACGTGCAAGAAGGGTAATGGATAGAATTATTGGCTACAGTATTAGTCCATTGTTGTGGCGTTCAATTTTGGAAGCATCGGGAAATTCACTTTCCGCTGGAAGAGTTCAATCAGTTGCTTTAAGATTAATTTGTGAACGTGAAGAGTTGATTGAGAATTTTATTCCAACAGAATATTGGGTAATTTCTGCAGAATTTAAAACAGAAAATGGTGATACATTAGTTGTAAAATTAGCTGAAAGAGACGGTAAGCAATTAAAAATTCAGCCAAAACCCGAAATGACTGATTCTGATTGGGATGAATTCCTTCAGAAAAATTTTGCAATTACAAATAAAGAAGAAGCTGAGAAAATTTTAGATGAAATTAAAAATTCGAGTTCGTTTTTTATAAGTGATATTTCGAAAAAGAAATCAAAAAGAAATCCTTCGCCGCCGTTTATTACAAGTACTTTGCAAGCTGAAGCTTCGCGAAAATTAGGTTTTAGACCAAGAAAAACTATGAGCGTGGCGCAAAGTTTGTATGAAGGAATAAAACTTGGCAAAGGTGAAATTACCGGTCTTATTACATATATGAGAACCGATTCAACAAGATTGAGTGAAGAAATTGTTTCATCAGCGCGAAGCTATATAAAAGAAAATTTTGGAAACGATTATTTACCACATCAGCCAAAATCTTATGAAAAGAATAATAAGAAAAATGTTCAAGATGCGCATGAGGCAATAAGACCAACTTCTTTGGAACATTCGCCACAAGAAATTAAAGAATTTTTAGAGAAAGATCAGTTTAAACTTTATCAATTAATTTGGCAGAGATTTGTTGCTTGTCAAATGGAATCAGCCGATGTTGAATCAACAAATATTTCCGTAAAAGCAGATAAAAATATTTTAAAAGTTTCCGGCTCGGTTGTAACTTTTGATGGATTTTTGAAAGTTTACCAAGAAGAAAAGGAAAACGGAAACGAAAATGGTGAAACTTCTCAAATTCCGGCTGGTTTAGAAGAAAATCAAAATCTAAATTTAAATTTTGTTGAAAAATCTCAACAATTTACAAAACCTTTACCGCGATATACGGAAAGTACTCTAATTAAAGAGCTCGAAAGTAACGGAATCGGTAGACCAAGTACGTATGCTTCAATTATTGGAACAATTCAAGATAGATTTTATATTGATCAAAGTGAAAAAAAATTAGTTCCAACAGATTTAGGGAAAAAAGTAAATTCAGTTCTTGTAAAAAATTTCCCTAAAATTTTAGATGTAAATTTTACAGCTAAAATGGAAGAAGAACTTGATATGGTTGCTTCGCAAACAAATAATTATCTTCAAGTTTTAGAGGATTTTTATCATCCGTTTTCTAAACAATTAAATATTGTTAAACATAATTTAGAAAAAGTTATTTGTGAAAAATGCGGCTCGGAAATGGAAATTAAAATTGGCCGTTTTGGAAAATATTTTGCATGTACTTCATATCCGAATTGTACAAATATAAAATCTACAAATGAATTAAAAACAAAAAACAGTGAACCGGAATTTACAGGTGATGATTGTCCAAAATGCGGAAACAAAACAGTTTTTAGAAGCGGCAGATTTGGAAAATTTATTGGATGTGAAAATTATCCCGAATGTGATTTTACAAAACAAATTACACTTGGAATTAAGTGTCCGGTTTGCAAAGAAGGCGATGTTGTAACTCGCCGCGCAAAAAGCGGAAGATATTTTTACGGATGCAGTAATTATCCCAAATGCGATTATGTAAGCTGGACAAAACCGGTTGAAGAACAAGTAAAAGTTGAACAAGAAGAAATTTAA
- a CDS encoding tyrosine recombinase XerC has product MIENTLNQSINEFISNLSAIKRVSINTIISYQNDLQQFFEFLEERKISELNFITEKTVRLFILKLNEQNFSRTSISRKLSVLRGIFNYLIQNEKLKTNPLENIKNPKIQRKLPEIITLDSYLKILKFLDEEQKDSRNNKLIFELLYGCALRVSELCNLNFGDIDLNRKSIKVLGKGSKTRLVPLGQKSQIILEDYLSSRPQIKISDPLILTNSNKRIYPKYVDRLVKTYFSKVSDISKKSPHILRHTAATHMLDNGADLLGVKEILGHENLSTTQIYTHVSVERLKQAYKNAHPKS; this is encoded by the coding sequence ATGATAGAAAATACTCTTAACCAAAGTATTAATGAATTTATCTCAAATCTTTCTGCAATAAAAAGAGTTTCAATAAATACAATAATTTCATACCAAAATGATCTTCAGCAATTTTTTGAATTTTTGGAAGAACGAAAAATTTCCGAATTAAATTTCATCACGGAAAAAACAGTAAGATTATTTATTCTAAAATTAAACGAACAAAATTTCAGCAGAACTTCAATTTCTAGAAAGCTATCGGTTTTAAGAGGAATTTTTAATTATCTAATTCAAAACGAAAAATTAAAAACTAATCCACTCGAAAATATTAAGAATCCCAAAATCCAGAGAAAACTTCCGGAGATAATTACGCTTGATTCTTATTTAAAAATTCTTAAATTTCTGGATGAGGAACAAAAAGATAGTAGAAACAACAAATTAATTTTTGAATTATTATACGGTTGTGCACTTAGAGTTTCAGAACTCTGTAATCTAAATTTTGGAGATATTGATCTGAACCGTAAAAGTATAAAAGTTTTGGGTAAAGGTAGTAAAACAAGGTTAGTTCCGCTTGGGCAAAAATCTCAAATTATTTTGGAAGATTATTTGTCATCCAGACCACAAATAAAAATTAGTGATCCGTTAATTTTAACAAACTCGAATAAAAGAATTTATCCCAAATATGTTGATCGTTTAGTTAAAACATATTTCTCAAAAGTTTCAGATATTTCAAAAAAAAGTCCGCACATTCTAAGGCATACAGCCGCAACTCATATGCTTGATAATGGTGCAGATTTATTAGGAGTAAAAGAAATTTTAGGACACGAAAATCTTTCCACTACACAAATTTATACACACGTAAGTGTTGAAAGATTAAAGCAGGCATATAAAAACGCTCATCCAAAATCATAA
- the raiA gene encoding ribosome-associated translation inhibitor RaiA, translated as MNVKITSRKFKAKDSLKEEITNELKSLEKYNDDILDANVILSYTHNKDSIKTVEINLNIPGKTLSATESSEEYGKALILVIQKLIKQLKTLKSKRIAKTR; from the coding sequence ATGAACGTAAAAATAACATCAAGGAAATTTAAAGCAAAAGATTCTCTTAAAGAAGAGATTACAAATGAATTAAAATCTCTTGAAAAATATAATGACGATATTTTGGACGCAAATGTAATTCTAAGTTACACTCATAATAAAGACAGTATAAAAACTGTAGAAATAAATTTAAATATTCCGGGCAAAACTTTATCGGCAACAGAATCAAGTGAAGAATATGGAAAAGCTTTAATTTTGGTAATTCAAAAATTAATAAAACAATTAAAAACATTAAAATCTAAACGAATAGCAAAAACAAGATAG
- a CDS encoding HPr kinase/phosphorylase: MNINNKNIFRKESITVDFFYQKTKERFDIELLNKDVDLNRPITEQNLHRPGLALAGFVDLFSYKRVQIVGNTEVHYMKKLTIEKRKNALEKLFGFNIPCIIFTNYNKPVPEIIELANQFKIPLFISSLSTTKLSYLVSDFLDDQFAPRLSVHGSFIDVYGIGMLIVGKSGIGKSEVALDLIERGHRLVADDVVILTKKGEGIIMGSGTELVKHFMEIRGIGILDVRSMFGIRAIRFQKRLEVIIELEVWNENSEYTRTGLDAKTTNVLDVEIQTVKIPIVPGKNITVISEVIALNYVLKHYGYDAAEVFNQRLRSKIKSKNADTNRSVDYFEHDFE, encoded by the coding sequence GTGAACATTAATAATAAAAATATTTTTAGAAAAGAAAGTATTACGGTCGATTTTTTCTACCAAAAAACTAAAGAGCGCTTTGATATTGAATTGCTAAATAAAGATGTCGATTTAAATAGACCTATTACTGAACAAAATTTGCACAGACCCGGTTTGGCTCTTGCCGGGTTTGTTGATTTGTTTTCATATAAACGAGTTCAAATTGTGGGAAATACTGAAGTTCACTACATGAAAAAACTCACAATTGAAAAAAGAAAAAATGCTCTAGAAAAACTTTTTGGTTTCAATATCCCATGTATAATTTTTACAAATTATAATAAACCGGTTCCGGAAATTATTGAGCTGGCAAACCAGTTTAAAATTCCATTATTTATTTCCAGTTTAAGTACAACAAAATTATCATATTTAGTTAGTGATTTTCTTGATGATCAATTTGCTCCAAGACTTTCGGTTCATGGATCATTTATTGATGTATATGGAATTGGAATGTTAATTGTCGGAAAATCTGGAATAGGAAAAAGTGAAGTTGCACTTGATTTAATTGAAAGAGGTCATAGACTTGTTGCTGATGATGTTGTTATCTTAACAAAAAAAGGTGAAGGAATTATAATGGGTTCCGGAACCGAATTAGTTAAACATTTTATGGAAATCAGAGGAATTGGAATTCTTGATGTTAGAAGTATGTTTGGTATTAGAGCAATTCGTTTTCAAAAAAGATTAGAAGTTATAATTGAGTTGGAAGTTTGGAACGAAAATAGCGAATACACAAGAACTGGTTTAGATGCAAAAACTACAAATGTTTTAGATGTTGAAATTCAAACAGTTAAAATACCAATTGTTCCGGGAAAAAATATTACAGTTATTAGTGAAGTTATTGCGCTTAACTATGTTTTGAAACATTACGGATATGATGCTGCAGAAGTTTTTAATCAAAGATTAAGATCCAAAATTAAATCAAAAAATGCAGATACAAATAGATCGGTAGATTATTTTGAGCATGATTTTGAGTGA